In the genome of [Mycoplasma] phocae, one region contains:
- the dnaN gene encoding DNA polymerase III subunit beta gives MELKINKLILDAAIERVAKAIDPNPFIPVMKGVLIKAEDGKIVLIGSNGEISIKHEIQASINAEIITPGIILVELGIFKNIIKRLDGDLLLKADEKNLEISTKNDNYRLNLYSTYDYPEIDFTIYGEKISINWDELKSLAKDVIFAASTNEMNLILCCINISAQNGMLKFLTTDRYRYAEEKKPIAEDVDFNISILAKNIRDILNFEYNGKVTLNISDQKILFEMDGTIIQSKVIDQVYQDVSKIIPKEFENEIKISKKELSSLLNKASVIITENYNKIKLHVTRDVLTILSTRDEVANAEVKTQNFKYDGDDLKLALNSRFLKEAISVYDEDLRILLTKDRMRIVIKSDTKPNVLQLITPQKGF, from the coding sequence TTTGATTAAAGCTGAAGATGGCAAAATTGTCTTAATCGGTTCTAATGGCGAAATTAGTATTAAACACGAAATTCAGGCAAGCATTAATGCCGAAATTATTACTCCAGGAATTATTTTAGTTGAGCTAGGAATTTTTAAAAATATTATTAAACGTTTAGATGGTGATTTGTTACTAAAAGCTGATGAAAAGAACTTGGAAATAAGTACCAAAAATGATAATTATCGTTTGAATTTATATTCAACATATGATTATCCGGAAATTGATTTTACAATTTATGGTGAAAAAATTTCAATTAATTGAGATGAATTAAAATCCTTAGCTAAAGACGTTATTTTTGCTGCTTCAACTAATGAAATGAATTTAATTTTATGCTGCATTAATATTTCAGCACAAAATGGTATGTTGAAATTCTTAACAACTGACCGCTACCGTTATGCTGAAGAGAAAAAACCAATTGCGGAAGATGTTGATTTTAATATCTCGATTTTAGCTAAAAACATTCGTGATATTCTTAATTTTGAATACAACGGTAAGGTTACACTGAATATTTCAGATCAAAAAATTCTATTTGAAATGGATGGGACAATTATTCAATCTAAAGTAATTGACCAAGTTTATCAAGATGTTTCGAAAATTATTCCTAAAGAATTTGAAAATGAAATAAAAATTTCAAAAAAAGAGTTAAGTAGCTTACTAAATAAAGCTTCAGTTATTATTACTGAAAATTACAATAAAATTAAATTGCATGTTACTCGTGATGTGCTAACAATTTTATCTACACGTGATGAAGTGGCGAATGCGGAAGTTAAAACTCAAAATTTTAAATATGACGGTGATGATTTGAAATTAGCACTAAATAGTCGATTTCTAAAAGAAGCAATTTCAGTTTATGATGAAGATTTAAGAATTCTATTAACTAAAGACAGAATGCGTATTGTTATTAAATCTGATACTAAACCTAATGTGCTACAATTAATAACTCCACAAAAAGGATTTTAA
- a CDS encoding RNA-binding S4 domain-containing protein, which produces MQVEIKEEFIKLSQFLKMIDVCPTGGMAKYFVKVHKILINDREPDGRNAKIRVGDTVWVDDNVYQIVAKK; this is translated from the coding sequence ATGCAAGTTGAAATAAAAGAAGAATTTATCAAATTAAGCCAATTTCTAAAAATGATTGATGTTTGTCCAACTGGGGGTATGGCTAAATATTTTGTGAAAGTTCATAAAATATTAATTAATGATAGAGAACCAGATGGTCGTAATGCAAAAATTAGGGTTGGTGATACTGTTTGAGTAGATGACAATGTTTATCAAATAGTAGCGAAAAAATAA
- the rpmB gene encoding 50S ribosomal protein L28, whose translation MPGRDQLTNQKPLSGNKRSHALNTSKRTFDLNLQKVTVLNENGSKKRVRVTAKTARTLKKYGLVA comes from the coding sequence ATGCCAGGAAGAGATCAATTAACTAATCAAAAACCTTTAAGTGGAAACAAAAGATCACATGCTCTAAATACTTCAAAAAGAACATTTGACTTAAATTTACAAAAGGTAACCGTTTTAAATGAAAATGGATCTAAAAAAAGAGTTCGTGTAACTGCAAAAACAGCTAGAACCTTAAAAAAATATGGATTAGTAGCATAA
- the rsmA gene encoding 16S rRNA (adenine(1518)-N(6)/adenine(1519)-N(6))-dimethyltransferase RsmA, with the protein MIQAKKSFGQNFLINQEIQKSIVNVANIEEKDVIEIGPGQGALTDILAQKVKTLVAYELDPRLYEYLQTKNYPNNVKILNKDFLAANFQEIAAKNITIIGNIPYNITSPILFKILENHLIVDSATLMVQKEVAERLVALPLSKVYGKLSATFQIFSNVEKILDVDAQQFNPAPKVNSAVIKLNFYHKNDFININKDQIIKFVAICFQFKRKTLLNNLLNHYSKDAILAALSKLNLNIAIRAENLNKQTILELFTILENKKMPA; encoded by the coding sequence ATGATTCAAGCAAAAAAATCATTTGGACAAAATTTCTTAATTAATCAAGAAATTCAAAAGTCAATTGTTAATGTGGCCAATATCGAAGAAAAAGATGTTATTGAAATCGGTCCAGGGCAAGGCGCTCTAACTGATATTTTGGCACAAAAAGTTAAAACATTAGTTGCATATGAACTTGACCCTAGATTATATGAATATTTACAGACTAAAAATTATCCTAACAATGTCAAAATTTTAAACAAGGATTTTTTAGCAGCTAATTTTCAAGAAATAGCAGCTAAAAATATTACTATTATTGGTAATATTCCATACAATATTACTTCACCAATATTATTTAAAATTTTAGAAAATCATTTAATAGTAGATTCAGCAACGTTAATGGTTCAAAAAGAAGTAGCTGAAAGATTAGTGGCATTGCCCTTATCTAAGGTTTATGGAAAATTATCAGCAACATTTCAAATTTTTAGTAATGTAGAAAAAATTTTAGATGTTGACGCACAACAATTTAATCCAGCGCCAAAAGTAAATTCAGCAGTAATTAAATTAAATTTTTACCATAAAAATGATTTTATTAATATCAACAAAGATCAAATTATTAAATTTGTTGCTATTTGCTTTCAATTTAAAAGAAAAACTTTATTGAATAATTTGCTAAATCATTATTCCAAAGACGCAATTTTAGCAGCTTTGTCAAAATTAAATTTAAACATAGCAATTCGAGCTGAAAATCTTAATAAACAAACAATTCTAGAGTTATTTACGATTTTAGAGAATAAAAAAATGCCCGCTTAA
- a CDS encoding TatD family hydrolase: MKYIDIHTHPFTEYYANPHQTVIEWHKNNMEKLFICGTSREDSVELLELCQKENYLYPIIGIHPTLSQGKSDGEFIERILTADVVAIGEIGLDYHYDNSPSEEIQKISFISQLEIAKKYDLVAMLHIRDALEDAYEIISQPQYQDVRFIFHSFSGDEDFTKKCLKHKNFYFSISGVVTFKNAKQLQEAVKLIPIDRIFCETDTPYLAPTPMRGKANISPYVMYTYQYIANLKNISEETLVKQIQSNVKKVFKI, translated from the coding sequence ATGAAATACATCGACATTCATACACACCCTTTTACTGAATATTACGCTAATCCACATCAGACTGTTATTGAATGACATAAAAATAATATGGAAAAATTATTTATCTGCGGCACATCACGTGAAGATTCTGTTGAACTTCTAGAATTGTGTCAAAAGGAGAATTATTTATATCCAATTATTGGCATTCATCCAACACTTAGTCAAGGAAAAAGCGATGGTGAATTTATTGAAAGAATTTTAACTGCTGATGTCGTGGCAATTGGCGAGATTGGTCTAGATTACCATTATGATAATAGTCCAAGTGAAGAAATTCAAAAAATTAGTTTTATTTCACAATTAGAAATAGCAAAAAAATATGACCTTGTTGCAATGTTACATATTCGTGATGCTTTAGAAGACGCATATGAAATTATCAGCCAACCTCAATATCAAGATGTACGCTTTATTTTTCATTCATTTAGTGGGGATGAGGATTTTACAAAAAAATGTTTGAAGCATAAAAACTTTTATTTTTCAATTAGTGGAGTTGTAACTTTCAAAAATGCTAAACAACTACAGGAGGCAGTCAAATTAATTCCAATTGATAGAATTTTTTGTGAAACTGATACTCCTTATTTAGCACCAACACCAATGCGAGGTAAGGCTAATATTAGTCCATATGTAATGTATACTTATCAATATATTGCTAATTTAAAAAATATTTCCGAAGAAACACTAGTGAAACAAATTCAATCCAACGTTAAAAAGGTATTTAAAATTTAA
- a CDS encoding 5'-methylthioadenosine/S-adenosylhomocysteine nucleosidase family protein has protein sequence MILFSFAEKMEAKIFLENNQIKKIKEHKLITKTDFQKISEYQYKDKNFLVAFTGVGKVNTALFLSYIISNFKRRIKMIINCGPAGATFNGEIGEVFLIKKTNYYDVDITALPNYELGQLPNLPVYYKTNYKPYKNLNLKEGSCATADRFAMVGDIDIVENNFKKDYYLVDMECAAYGQTATAFNKKFVAIKVISDVIKKQNPLDYREKQKIWQTSLAETLIKILEMEKSK, from the coding sequence ATGATATTGTTTAGTTTTGCAGAAAAAATGGAAGCAAAAATTTTTCTTGAAAATAATCAAATTAAAAAAATCAAAGAGCATAAATTAATTACAAAAACTGATTTTCAAAAAATTAGCGAATATCAATACAAGGATAAAAATTTTCTTGTTGCTTTTACTGGCGTTGGAAAAGTTAACACCGCTTTATTTTTATCATACATTATTTCTAATTTTAAAAGAAGAATTAAAATGATCATTAATTGCGGTCCAGCTGGAGCAACATTTAATGGTGAAATTGGTGAAGTTTTCTTGATAAAAAAAACTAACTATTATGATGTTGACATTACAGCGCTACCAAATTATGAACTTGGACAATTACCTAATTTACCAGTTTATTATAAAACTAACTATAAACCTTATAAAAATCTAAATCTCAAAGAAGGTAGCTGTGCTACGGCTGATAGATTTGCCATGGTAGGAGATATTGATATTGTTGAAAACAATTTTAAAAAAGATTATTATCTTGTTGATATGGAATGTGCAGCTTATGGACAAACAGCCACAGCATTTAATAAAAAATTTGTAGCCATTAAAGTTATCTCAGATGTCATTAAAAAACAAAATCCTTTAGATTATCGCGAAAAGCAAAAGATTTGACAAACATCATTAGCTGAAACATTGATAAAAATTTTAGAAATGGAAAAGAGTAAATAA